A genomic window from Qipengyuania oceanensis includes:
- the hemC gene encoding hydroxymethylbilane synthase, protein MTDTPRLRLGTRQSPLAMAQAHEARDRLCRAHGWDVHAVELVPVIASGDRIQERPLAEIGGKALWTKELDAWLVEGRIDAAVHSMKDVETLRPAEIAIGAILPRADVADVLVGAASIRGIPQGARVGTSAPRRAAQMLHHRPDCTIVGIRGNVATRLAKLQAGEADVTLLAAAGLDRLGEHGVGTRLDPEEWLPAPSQGAIGLECRSGDARTRELLAAIDHAESRWRVEAERGLLASLEGTCHSPVAALSWIEGETIGLRAAIFAEDGSERFEGTITLRAGDTDGAERLAEDLLARASTNVTRLFGG, encoded by the coding sequence ATGACCGATACGCCCAGACTCCGCCTCGGAACCCGCCAGTCACCGCTTGCGATGGCGCAGGCGCATGAAGCTCGCGACCGCCTGTGCAGGGCGCATGGCTGGGACGTACATGCCGTCGAACTGGTTCCGGTAATCGCCAGCGGCGACCGAATCCAGGAGCGCCCGCTCGCCGAGATCGGCGGGAAGGCGCTGTGGACGAAGGAACTGGATGCCTGGCTGGTCGAGGGCCGGATCGATGCCGCAGTTCACTCGATGAAGGATGTGGAAACTCTGCGTCCGGCGGAAATCGCGATCGGTGCGATCCTGCCACGCGCCGATGTTGCCGACGTCCTGGTCGGCGCAGCGTCGATCCGCGGCATCCCGCAAGGCGCGCGCGTGGGAACCAGCGCGCCGCGCCGTGCCGCGCAGATGCTCCACCACCGGCCCGACTGCACCATCGTCGGCATTCGCGGCAATGTCGCCACCCGTCTCGCCAAGCTGCAGGCTGGCGAAGCGGACGTGACACTGCTTGCCGCCGCCGGGCTCGACCGGCTGGGCGAACACGGCGTGGGGACGCGGCTCGATCCCGAAGAATGGTTGCCTGCTCCCTCGCAGGGCGCGATCGGGCTCGAATGCCGCAGCGGTGATGCACGAACGCGGGAGTTGCTGGCTGCGATCGACCATGCCGAAAGCCGTTGGCGGGTCGAAGCGGAGCGCGGGCTGCTCGCCAGTCTCGAAGGCACCTGTCACAGTCCGGTGGCCGCCTTGTCGTGGATCGAGGGGGAGACGATCGGCTTGCGCGCGGCCATATTCGCCGAGGACGGTTCCGAGCGGTTCGAAGGCACGATCACGCTTCGGGCAGGCGACACCGATGGTGCAGAACGGCTGGCGGAGGATCTTCTCGCACGGGCTTCGACCAATGTTACCCGGCTTTTCGGAGGCTGA
- a CDS encoding protein-disulfide reductase DsbD family protein yields MTEARQMDGLRKLAALCLLLFALLAPSADAQPRLDSSKMAVELVADGQPEPGSEWLLALHFTPSSPEWHGYWSNPGDAGLGMTLDWRLPPGWKVGEPLYPVPETLLIGGLMNHIYEGDYAVLVPVTVPRNANVADREPVELSIDYLACTDRVCVPQSARLVLDPATSRTDGRFGAWRAAIAPQLDSNPRFEFSGNRLRIGIPLPASIGLGEPHVFVASPDLGEGRQVDYAAIQTFIRNGDLLVAEVPIKDGAMSPGAGQTATGELREFGGILSFGEGQGVRFTALPGDVPLEGGEPLASGAQTPALLVLLLAALAGGLLLNVMPCVFPILSLKALALAKAGGDAISARRDALAYTAGVVIACAALGAGLLLLRSAGEQVGWAFQLQEPAVVVALFLLAVAITANFLGLFEVPGMSISGGPPTSRGSFATGLLAAFVATPCTGPFMAAALGAALLLPPLEAMLLFVALGIGLALPFLLIGFVPALRGLLPRPGGWMVTFRRWMALPMGLTAAALFWLLWRFGGTVPLVAAALVALVIVGLLATLGKRQRQGAPGQTIFAGAVVALAIIASLTVPRAGPGEAMEADESLLAPQPFSGAALAAARASGKPVFVWFTADWCVTCKVNERVAIERETTKTAFDKAGVISLRGDYTRRNPEIAEFLARQGAAGVPLYLWYEPGGDAEQLPQVLTPEGLAQLAARPRPRP; encoded by the coding sequence GTGACCGAGGCAAGGCAAATGGACGGGTTGCGCAAGCTGGCGGCGCTCTGCCTGCTGCTGTTTGCCCTGTTGGCACCGTCTGCCGACGCGCAACCGCGCCTCGACAGCAGCAAGATGGCCGTCGAACTTGTCGCGGACGGACAGCCGGAGCCGGGCAGCGAGTGGCTGCTCGCCCTCCACTTCACGCCGAGCTCGCCCGAATGGCACGGCTACTGGTCCAATCCGGGCGATGCGGGGCTGGGCATGACGCTGGACTGGCGGCTGCCGCCGGGCTGGAAGGTCGGCGAGCCGCTTTATCCGGTTCCCGAAACGCTGCTGATCGGCGGATTGATGAACCACATCTACGAAGGCGACTACGCCGTCCTCGTGCCGGTCACGGTGCCGCGGAACGCAAACGTCGCCGATCGCGAACCCGTCGAGTTGTCGATCGACTACCTCGCCTGCACCGACAGGGTCTGCGTGCCGCAATCCGCCCGGCTCGTGCTCGACCCCGCGACGAGCCGCACCGACGGGCGCTTTGGTGCCTGGCGGGCGGCAATCGCGCCGCAACTCGACAGCAATCCGCGCTTCGAATTTTCGGGCAACCGCCTCAGAATAGGCATCCCGCTTCCTGCGAGTATCGGTCTTGGCGAGCCGCACGTCTTCGTCGCGTCTCCCGATCTGGGCGAGGGTCGCCAGGTCGACTACGCGGCGATCCAGACCTTCATACGCAATGGCGACCTGCTGGTCGCGGAAGTGCCGATCAAGGACGGCGCGATGTCGCCCGGGGCCGGGCAGACCGCGACCGGAGAACTTCGCGAGTTCGGCGGGATCCTGTCGTTCGGCGAAGGCCAAGGCGTGCGGTTCACCGCGCTGCCGGGCGACGTACCGCTCGAAGGGGGCGAGCCGCTCGCTTCGGGCGCACAGACGCCGGCGCTGCTCGTCCTGCTCTTGGCAGCGCTGGCAGGCGGCTTGCTGCTCAACGTGATGCCCTGCGTGTTCCCGATCCTCAGCCTCAAGGCGCTGGCGCTGGCCAAGGCGGGCGGGGACGCCATTTCTGCGCGACGCGATGCGCTGGCCTATACCGCAGGTGTGGTGATCGCCTGTGCGGCGCTCGGCGCGGGACTGCTCCTGCTGCGATCGGCGGGCGAGCAGGTCGGCTGGGCCTTCCAGCTGCAGGAGCCGGCAGTTGTGGTCGCGCTGTTCCTGCTCGCGGTCGCGATAACGGCCAACTTCCTGGGCCTGTTCGAGGTTCCGGGCATGTCGATTTCCGGTGGACCGCCCACCAGCCGGGGCAGCTTTGCGACCGGGCTGCTCGCGGCATTCGTGGCGACGCCCTGCACGGGGCCGTTCATGGCTGCGGCGCTTGGCGCTGCTCTGCTGTTGCCGCCGCTGGAAGCTATGCTGCTGTTCGTGGCGCTGGGCATCGGGCTTGCGCTTCCGTTCCTGCTGATCGGCTTCGTTCCTGCGCTACGCGGATTGCTGCCCAGGCCCGGTGGCTGGATGGTGACGTTCCGCCGGTGGATGGCTCTGCCCATGGGGCTGACGGCGGCAGCTCTTTTCTGGCTGCTGTGGCGATTCGGCGGAACAGTGCCGCTGGTCGCGGCAGCACTGGTCGCGCTGGTGATCGTCGGATTGCTTGCGACGCTCGGCAAGCGCCAAAGGCAAGGCGCACCGGGACAGACAATTTTCGCAGGAGCGGTCGTGGCCCTGGCGATCATCGCCAGTTTGACCGTGCCACGCGCTGGCCCCGGCGAGGCGATGGAAGCGGACGAGAGCCTGCTCGCCCCGCAGCCGTTTTCCGGGGCCGCACTGGCCGCTGCGCGGGCGAGCGGAAAGCCCGTGTTCGTGTGGTTCACTGCCGACTGGTGCGTCACCTGCAAGGTCAACGAGCGGGTCGCGATCGAGCGCGAAACGACCAAGACCGCTTTCGATAAGGCCGGGGTAATCAGTCTTCGCGGCGACTACACGCGGCGCAATCCGGAAATCGCCGAGTTCCTCGCCCGCCAAGGTGCGGCGGGCGTTCCGCTCTACCTTTGGTACGAGCCCGGTGGCGACGCCGAGCAATTGCCTCAGGTGCTTACGCCGGAGGGTCTTGCGCAGCTGGCCGCTCGGCCTCGGCCTCGGCCTTAG
- a CDS encoding uroporphyrinogen-III synthase, protein MKRLVVVRPLPGALRTVEAASAQGLVAVAMPVQEYEPVEWHMPRGDFDGLLVGSAMAFAFPSAMLDETRHLPVHAVGATTAAAAQSSGYRVASTGVGGLQAVIDALPADKHHRLLRIGGEERVPLDLPEHVNVVEAAAYRLVDIELTAEEAGVLGKDAAVALHSAGAARSFRRNCERLDISLPSISLACLGPRIASAAGEGWACVESADSPNDAALLALARTMCQ, encoded by the coding sequence ATGAAGCGCCTGGTCGTCGTCCGCCCGCTGCCCGGCGCTCTCCGCACCGTCGAGGCGGCGAGCGCGCAAGGTCTGGTCGCGGTTGCGATGCCGGTGCAGGAATACGAACCTGTCGAATGGCACATGCCGCGGGGCGACTTCGATGGCCTGCTGGTCGGCAGCGCGATGGCCTTCGCCTTCCCCTCCGCCATGCTCGACGAAACCCGCCACCTTCCGGTCCACGCAGTCGGCGCGACCACTGCGGCGGCGGCGCAGAGTTCCGGCTACCGCGTTGCATCGACCGGGGTAGGCGGCCTCCAGGCGGTGATCGACGCGCTTCCCGCCGACAAGCATCACCGGCTGCTGCGCATCGGCGGGGAGGAGCGGGTACCCCTCGACCTGCCGGAGCATGTGAATGTCGTCGAAGCAGCCGCGTACCGGCTGGTCGACATCGAGCTGACGGCGGAAGAGGCAGGCGTGCTGGGCAAAGACGCCGCCGTGGCGCTCCATTCGGCAGGTGCCGCACGCAGTTTTCGCAGGAACTGCGAGCGGCTGGACATCTCTCTGCCCAGCATTTCGCTGGCCTGTCTCGGCCCCCGCATTGCCAGCGCTGCGGGCGAGGGCTGGGCCTGCGTCGAAAGCGCCGACTCACCAAATGATGCGGCTTTGCTGGCTTTGGCCCGCACTATGTGCCAATGA
- a CDS encoding FAD-dependent monooxygenase yields MDDKKDLLILGGGLVGMTLALAAAKKGISSHVVDRADPAELTDEGFDGRASAISTASWSLFRNIGLADRLEPHACHIASIAVTDQMKPGRIDFQPESHEPSLGRMFANRELRLALFEAAREEPLIAWHSRAEIVERHRDDFGVAAILADGRRLEAALMIAAEGRGSPTREDAGISIAKWDYSHRAIIAGLVHEKPHDNVAWEIFYPAGPFALLPMLDTESGEHRSALVWTVSESDAAGTLKLGDRAFLAEVEKRMGGMFGEIRSVGPRSSFPLGFHHTARITGQRLALIGDAAHGIHPIAGQGLNLGLRDVGTLVEVLDEGLRLGLDIGDAQLLARYERWRGLDSFMVALATDGLTRLFGVPGQAASAIRRAGMGAVERMPMLKRWFMDEARGVSGDLPELLKS; encoded by the coding sequence ATGGACGACAAGAAAGACCTTCTGATCCTGGGCGGCGGCCTCGTCGGCATGACGCTTGCGCTCGCTGCGGCGAAGAAAGGCATTTCCAGCCACGTGGTGGATCGCGCCGATCCGGCCGAACTCACCGATGAAGGCTTCGACGGGCGCGCTTCGGCGATTTCCACCGCGAGCTGGAGCCTGTTCCGCAACATCGGGCTCGCCGACAGGCTGGAACCGCACGCCTGCCACATCGCCTCTATCGCGGTGACCGACCAGATGAAGCCCGGCCGGATCGACTTCCAGCCCGAATCTCACGAGCCGTCGCTCGGACGCATGTTCGCCAATCGCGAACTGCGGCTCGCCTTGTTCGAAGCCGCGCGCGAAGAGCCGCTCATTGCCTGGCATTCCAGGGCCGAGATAGTCGAACGGCACCGGGACGATTTCGGCGTTGCCGCCATTCTTGCCGACGGCAGACGGCTCGAAGCCGCGCTCATGATCGCCGCCGAGGGGCGCGGATCGCCGACGCGCGAGGATGCCGGAATCTCGATCGCCAAGTGGGATTATTCGCACCGCGCGATCATCGCCGGACTGGTTCATGAAAAGCCGCACGACAATGTCGCGTGGGAAATCTTCTACCCCGCCGGGCCCTTCGCCCTGCTCCCGATGCTGGACACCGAAAGCGGCGAGCACCGCAGCGCGCTGGTCTGGACCGTGAGCGAAAGCGATGCCGCAGGCACACTCAAGCTCGGTGACCGCGCCTTCCTCGCCGAAGTCGAGAAGCGGATGGGCGGCATGTTCGGTGAAATCCGCAGCGTGGGTCCGCGCTCGTCCTTCCCGCTCGGGTTCCACCACACGGCCAGGATCACCGGGCAGCGGCTGGCGCTGATCGGCGATGCCGCGCACGGCATCCACCCGATCGCCGGCCAGGGCCTCAACCTCGGGCTGAGGGATGTAGGCACGCTGGTCGAGGTGCTCGACGAAGGGCTCAGGCTCGGGCTCGACATCGGCGATGCGCAACTGCTCGCGCGCTACGAACGCTGGCGCGGCCTCGACAGCTTCATGGTCGCGCTGGCGACCGACGGCCTCACGCGCCTGTTCGGCGTCCCCGGTCAGGCGGCCTCGGCGATCCGGCGCGCAGGCATGGGCGCGGTCGAACGCATGCCGATGCTCAAGCGCTGGTTCATGGACGAGGCGCGCGGCGTCTCGGGAGACTTGCCGGAACTCTTGAAGAGCTGA
- the tsaD gene encoding tRNA (adenosine(37)-N6)-threonylcarbamoyltransferase complex transferase subunit TsaD: MAVVLGIESSCDETAVAVVDSDRRIIAQRIASQDAAHAPYGGVVPEIAARAHAEKLAPMIEGVLAESGIALPDFDAIAATAGPGLIGGVMVGLVSAKALAMASDVPLLAVNHLEGHALSPRLADAGIAFPYLLLLVSGGHCQILRVEGVGRYRRLATTIDDALGEAFDKTAKILGLGYPGGPAVERLAREGNAAAVPLPRPLAGSKEPHFSFAGLKSAVMRAHESGEHAVADIAASFQQAAMDCVVDRLEYSLARTDPVATLVVAGGVAANQAIRTALERLAERHDMRFSAPPLALCTDNAAMIAWAGLERLAAEGDAFRSDPLDLAARPRWPLDPEAEPVRGAGYKA; encoded by the coding sequence ATGGCCGTCGTCCTGGGCATAGAGTCAAGCTGCGACGAAACCGCAGTCGCCGTCGTCGACAGCGATCGGCGCATCATCGCGCAGCGCATCGCGAGCCAGGATGCGGCACATGCTCCCTATGGCGGCGTCGTCCCGGAAATCGCGGCCCGCGCCCATGCCGAAAAGCTCGCGCCGATGATCGAGGGGGTCCTTGCCGAGAGCGGGATCGCCCTTCCCGACTTCGACGCGATCGCCGCGACCGCCGGTCCCGGCCTGATCGGCGGCGTGATGGTCGGCCTCGTCAGCGCCAAGGCGCTCGCGATGGCAAGCGACGTGCCGCTGTTGGCGGTCAATCACCTCGAAGGTCACGCGCTATCGCCCCGCCTTGCCGATGCGGGCATCGCATTTCCTTATTTGCTGCTGCTGGTTTCCGGCGGGCATTGCCAGATCCTGCGGGTCGAGGGAGTCGGTCGATATCGGCGGCTCGCGACCACGATCGACGATGCACTGGGCGAAGCCTTTGACAAGACCGCCAAGATCCTCGGCCTGGGCTATCCGGGTGGGCCCGCGGTCGAGCGGTTGGCACGCGAGGGCAATGCCGCTGCCGTGCCCCTGCCCCGGCCGCTGGCAGGCTCGAAGGAGCCACATTTCTCCTTTGCCGGGCTCAAGAGCGCGGTGATGCGCGCGCATGAAAGCGGCGAACACGCGGTCGCCGATATTGCCGCGAGTTTCCAGCAAGCGGCAATGGACTGCGTCGTCGACCGGTTGGAGTATTCGCTCGCCCGGACCGATCCGGTGGCGACGCTGGTCGTCGCGGGAGGCGTGGCCGCCAACCAGGCGATCCGAACGGCGCTCGAGAGACTGGCCGAACGCCACGACATGCGGTTCTCCGCGCCGCCGCTGGCCCTTTGCACCGATAACGCGGCCATGATCGCATGGGCCGGGCTGGAGCGTCTGGCGGCAGAGGGCGACGCGTTCCGCTCCGACCCGCTCGACCTTGCGGCGCGTCCGCGCTGGCCGCTCGACCCGGAAGCGGAGCCGGTGCGCGGCGCGGGTTACAAGGCTTGA
- the uvrB gene encoding excinuclease ABC subunit UvrB — protein sequence MAELVIRRGLDEPDTTGEFVPHKPARPEKSMGGRRFELVSDYEPAGDQPTAIAELVASAREGEQTQTLLGVTGSGKTFTMAKVIEELQRPALILAPNKILAAQLYGEFKSFFPNNAVEYFVSYYDYYQPEAYVPRSDTYIEKESSVNEAIDRMRHSATRALLERDDVIIVASVSCLYGIGSVETYSAMIFDIKTGESVDQRELIRKLVALQYKRNDAAFARGNFRVRGDNLELFPSHLEDTAWRISFFGDEIEEIAEFDPLTGKKGAVLDKVRVYANSHYVTPGPTMKQASAAIKFELEERLKELHEEGRLLEAQRLEQRTNFDLEMIAATGSCAGIENYSRFLTGRLPGEPPPTLFEYLPENALLFVDESHQTVPQVGAMARGDHRRKITLAEYGFRLPSCIDNRPLRFNEWDAMRPQTFCVSATPGSWEMEQTGGVFAEQVIRPTGLIDPPVEIKPVEDQVQDCIEECKKTAAKGYRTLVTTLTKRMAEDLTEFMHEAGVRVRYMHSDVETLERIELIRDLRLGVYDVLVGINLLREGLDIPECGLVCILDADKEGFLRSETSLIQTIGRAARNVDGRVILYADRITGSMERAMAETERRREKQRAYNEEHGITPTTIKRQIADIVAHTASQDGVTVDTGDDERNNLVGHNLRAYIEDLEKRMRNAAADLEFEEAGRLRDEIRRLENDELGLSDHEKKAPLVGRSNEGKPGTRKTRYGKTRYKRMGGKP from the coding sequence ATGGCCGAATTGGTGATCAGACGCGGACTGGACGAGCCGGACACGACCGGCGAGTTCGTCCCCCATAAGCCCGCCCGCCCCGAAAAATCGATGGGCGGACGAAGGTTCGAACTGGTGTCGGATTACGAGCCGGCAGGCGACCAGCCGACCGCGATCGCCGAACTGGTGGCGAGCGCGCGCGAGGGGGAGCAGACCCAGACCCTGCTCGGCGTGACCGGCAGCGGCAAGACGTTCACCATGGCCAAGGTGATCGAGGAGTTGCAGCGCCCGGCCCTGATCCTCGCGCCCAACAAGATCCTCGCCGCCCAGCTCTACGGCGAGTTCAAGAGCTTCTTCCCGAACAACGCGGTCGAGTATTTCGTCAGCTATTACGACTATTACCAGCCGGAAGCCTACGTGCCGCGGTCGGACACCTACATCGAGAAGGAAAGCTCGGTGAACGAGGCGATCGACCGGATGCGCCACTCGGCCACCCGCGCCCTGCTGGAACGCGACGACGTTATCATCGTCGCCTCGGTGTCGTGTCTCTACGGGATCGGCTCGGTCGAGACCTATTCGGCGATGATCTTCGATATCAAGACCGGCGAGAGCGTCGACCAGCGCGAGCTGATCCGCAAGCTCGTCGCGCTCCAGTACAAGCGCAATGATGCCGCCTTCGCGCGCGGCAATTTCCGCGTGCGTGGCGACAATCTGGAACTGTTCCCGAGCCACCTCGAGGATACCGCCTGGCGCATCAGCTTCTTCGGCGACGAGATCGAGGAGATCGCCGAATTCGACCCGTTGACGGGCAAGAAGGGCGCGGTGCTGGACAAGGTGCGGGTCTATGCGAATTCGCACTACGTCACGCCGGGACCGACGATGAAACAGGCCAGCGCGGCCATCAAGTTCGAGCTCGAGGAACGGCTCAAGGAACTGCACGAGGAAGGCCGCCTGCTCGAAGCCCAGCGGCTGGAGCAGCGGACCAATTTCGACCTCGAGATGATCGCTGCCACGGGCTCGTGCGCGGGAATCGAGAACTACAGCCGCTTCCTGACCGGGCGGTTGCCCGGCGAACCGCCGCCGACGCTGTTCGAGTATTTGCCCGAGAACGCGCTGCTATTCGTCGACGAAAGCCACCAGACCGTGCCGCAGGTCGGCGCGATGGCGCGCGGCGACCACCGCCGAAAGATCACGCTGGCCGAGTACGGCTTTCGCCTGCCGAGCTGCATCGACAACCGGCCCTTGCGGTTCAACGAATGGGACGCGATGCGCCCGCAGACCTTCTGCGTTTCGGCGACGCCCGGATCGTGGGAAATGGAACAGACCGGCGGCGTCTTCGCCGAACAGGTTATCCGGCCGACCGGGCTGATCGACCCGCCGGTCGAGATCAAGCCGGTCGAGGACCAGGTCCAGGATTGCATCGAGGAATGCAAGAAGACTGCGGCCAAGGGATATCGCACGCTCGTCACCACGTTGACCAAGCGGATGGCGGAAGACCTGACCGAGTTCATGCACGAGGCAGGCGTGCGCGTCCGCTACATGCATTCCGATGTCGAGACGCTTGAACGCATCGAGCTGATCCGCGACCTGCGGCTCGGCGTCTACGACGTGCTGGTCGGCATCAATCTGCTGCGCGAAGGGCTCGACATCCCTGAATGCGGGCTGGTCTGCATTCTGGATGCCGACAAGGAAGGTTTCCTGCGCTCCGAAACCTCGCTCATCCAGACGATCGGACGTGCTGCCCGCAACGTCGACGGGCGGGTGATCCTCTATGCCGACCGGATTACTGGCAGCATGGAACGCGCGATGGCGGAAACCGAGCGCCGCCGCGAGAAGCAGCGTGCCTACAACGAGGAACACGGCATCACGCCGACGACGATCAAGCGCCAGATCGCCGATATCGTCGCGCATACCGCGTCCCAGGACGGGGTGACGGTCGATACCGGTGACGATGAACGCAACAACCTCGTCGGACACAATCTTCGCGCCTATATCGAGGATCTGGAAAAGCGGATGCGCAATGCCGCGGCCGATCTCGAGTTCGAGGAGGCCGGTCGGCTCCGCGACGAGATACGCCGGCTCGAAAACGACGAGCTCGGCCTGTCCGATCACGAAAAGAAGGCACCGCTCGTCGGGCGAAGCAACGAAGGCAAGCCGGGGACGCGCAAGACCCGTTACGGGAAGACTCGCTACAAGAGGATGGGCGGCAAGCCCTGA
- a CDS encoding esterase/lipase family protein translates to MASLSIMTSVAANRQELARRWALAVEPCPEQVSSPPLKLLLRELDWMAEPVRRKRRGPLDIATSDNPKTVMMLPGFAAHPLRMRYMARQIERAGHTVKRWGLGLNLGPTQERFDVLEKRLADICTRYEGKVTLVGWSLGGIFARELAKRHPQCVDKVITMGSPFSGSQRANNAWRAYQFVTGHRVDSPPIEADIAGKPPVETVALWSPCDGVVSPRSACGRPGERDRAIALRCTHMGFSFSPEAIRAVLAEL, encoded by the coding sequence ATGGCAAGCCTATCGATCATGACCAGCGTCGCGGCCAATCGCCAGGAACTTGCCCGGCGCTGGGCGCTCGCGGTCGAGCCATGCCCCGAGCAAGTCTCCTCCCCACCGCTCAAGCTGCTGCTGCGCGAACTCGACTGGATGGCAGAGCCGGTCCGCCGCAAGCGGCGTGGCCCGCTCGACATTGCCACGTCCGATAACCCGAAAACGGTCATGATGCTGCCCGGCTTCGCCGCCCATCCGCTGCGGATGCGCTACATGGCACGGCAGATCGAGCGGGCCGGCCACACCGTCAAACGCTGGGGCCTGGGCCTCAACCTGGGACCGACGCAGGAACGCTTCGACGTGCTCGAGAAGCGGCTGGCTGACATATGCACGCGGTACGAGGGTAAGGTGACGCTCGTGGGCTGGAGCCTCGGCGGGATATTCGCGCGCGAGCTGGCGAAGCGCCATCCCCAGTGCGTCGACAAGGTCATTACCATGGGCTCGCCCTTTTCCGGCAGCCAGAGGGCCAACAATGCCTGGCGTGCCTACCAGTTCGTAACCGGGCACCGGGTCGATTCGCCCCCGATCGAAGCGGACATCGCCGGCAAGCCGCCGGTCGAAACGGTGGCCTTGTGGAGCCCGTGCGACGGGGTGGTCAGTCCGCGCAGTGCCTGCGGCAGGCCCGGCGAGCGCGATCGCGCGATCGCGCTGCGGTGTACGCACATGGGCTTTTCCTTTTCACCCGAGGCGATCCGCGCGGTGCTGGCGGAACTCTAG
- a CDS encoding NAD(P)H-dependent glycerol-3-phosphate dehydrogenase produces the protein MTQPRTGVLGAGAWGTALAQMLASDGRDVLLWARESDLVEEINTQHRNTPFLPSAVLSDNIRATGDLAEMAELDMLLVVTPAQHLGSVLGEMPAHPLDLVLCSKGIERGTGRLMNEVAKAIAPDSAIAVLSGPTFAHEVADGLPTAVTLACGGKEAQWQRLAPQIARKNFRPYYTTDVAGAEVGGSVKNVLAIACGVVEGLGMGQNARAALIARGYAEMLRFGEELGAERETLAGLCGLGDLVLTCNSTSSRNFSLGKALGEGRTAEELMADRKTVAEGAHTAPVLAELARDKGIAMPIVFAVERLLEGDPVDEVVSALLARPLRAENPPQD, from the coding sequence ATGACCCAACCAAGAACCGGCGTGCTCGGAGCGGGCGCGTGGGGCACCGCGCTGGCGCAAATGCTCGCTTCGGACGGACGCGACGTGCTGCTGTGGGCGCGCGAGAGCGATCTCGTGGAGGAGATCAATACGCAGCATCGCAACACGCCATTCCTTCCCTCCGCGGTGCTGTCCGACAATATCCGTGCGACCGGCGACCTGGCCGAGATGGCGGAGCTGGATATGCTCCTGGTGGTGACGCCTGCGCAGCATTTGGGCAGCGTGCTGGGCGAGATGCCGGCCCACCCGCTCGACCTCGTGCTGTGTTCCAAGGGTATCGAGCGCGGGACCGGGCGCCTGATGAACGAGGTCGCCAAGGCGATCGCTCCCGACAGCGCGATCGCCGTCCTGTCCGGACCGACCTTCGCCCATGAAGTCGCGGACGGCCTGCCGACGGCAGTGACCCTCGCCTGCGGTGGCAAAGAAGCGCAATGGCAGCGCCTCGCGCCGCAGATCGCACGCAAAAACTTCCGGCCCTATTACACGACCGATGTCGCCGGTGCGGAAGTCGGCGGGTCGGTGAAGAACGTGCTCGCGATCGCCTGCGGCGTGGTCGAGGGTCTTGGCATGGGGCAGAACGCCCGCGCCGCGCTGATCGCCCGTGGCTATGCCGAAATGCTGCGGTTCGGCGAGGAACTGGGCGCAGAGCGCGAAACGCTTGCCGGCTTGTGCGGCCTCGGCGACCTGGTGCTGACTTGCAATTCGACCTCGAGTCGCAATTTCTCGCTCGGCAAGGCCCTGGGTGAAGGCCGCACCGCCGAAGAATTGATGGCCGACCGCAAGACCGTGGCCGAGGGCGCGCATACCGCGCCGGTGCTGGCCGAGCTTGCACGGGACAAGGGCATCGCCATGCCGATCGTCTTCGCGGTCGAGCGGCTGCTCGAGGGCGATCCGGTGGACGAGGTCGTCAGCGCGCTGCTCGCCCGGCCACTGCGCGCGGAAAATCCGCCGCAGGACTGA